A region from the Halosolutus gelatinilyticus genome encodes:
- a CDS encoding TRAP transporter permease has translation MSVARRRSDRSRPVAALERLVSALGISLTLFTLTYAVSLVFGWPSFLEPIVTEPRWVKRDELYVITFFGMGVALYYLEYARSRYAGVDDEFAAAGSAARERSADASGALDRARRTFDRLDPVVAVALAVAAIAATAYVYANFGRLEDDAFIVGYTTTDHLVGAVLIGLAIDATRRAFGTVIAVVAALAILYAHSAVGTRLFGVFRHTGMSWEQIAENGAIGISGVYDSTLMGIGSTWVAIFIMFAGIAKAYGLMDFVREVGQELGASLRTGVVQIAVISSMIMGSITGSAAANTATTGSFTIPMIKDQGVRDDVAASIEAVASAGGQMLPPVMGVAAFLMADIIGVPYVTIVKAGVIPAALFYFGVCLAVHFTVLKFGWTSRDLSPFDWRLLLGGAHFAVPMGVLLVTLVYLQYTPFTAGLYTIVAIVATMFVRNVVLVFLWNTVGVKIWNAVVVTVWNAAGVKVWDAIAGGTTANAGSDAGDDRRGRANLLDEASPATDVHPDVVATCKQTIRGLERGGVEMAPLVGVLAAMGVIVKLLEGTGLTARVATAVIGMSDVTVLGIGGGLLLVLLLAMATSILFGLGMPTPAAYILVATLVARPVTELGTPDITAHMFVFYFAMLSAITPPVAISVAIGSRIAGASFMRSCVQSLRLGAPGFIIPYAFVANNSLIYWSAETLVAFPLVLAGTVGLIVATVGFDGARPLSYPVRGLYVLAALCAMFGSSVHVGVQVFAAVAIVAVLLHARFVVGYDRPVDAESGVEPSTVD, from the coding sequence ATGTCAGTAGCACGTCGACGTTCGGACCGAAGCCGACCCGTCGCCGCCCTCGAGAGGCTCGTCTCCGCGCTGGGGATCTCCCTGACGCTCTTTACCCTCACCTACGCCGTCTCCCTCGTCTTCGGCTGGCCGTCGTTCCTCGAGCCGATCGTTACGGAGCCGAGGTGGGTGAAGCGAGACGAGTTGTACGTGATCACCTTCTTCGGGATGGGCGTGGCGCTGTACTACCTCGAGTACGCTCGAAGCCGGTACGCGGGTGTGGACGACGAGTTCGCAGCCGCCGGCTCGGCCGCGCGGGAGCGATCGGCGGACGCGTCCGGCGCGCTCGATCGAGCGCGCCGGACGTTCGACCGGCTCGATCCCGTCGTCGCCGTCGCGCTCGCCGTCGCCGCGATCGCGGCGACCGCATACGTCTACGCGAACTTCGGCCGTCTCGAAGACGATGCGTTCATCGTCGGCTACACGACGACGGATCACCTGGTCGGTGCGGTCCTGATCGGGCTGGCGATCGACGCGACCCGCCGGGCGTTCGGAACCGTGATCGCCGTGGTCGCCGCGCTGGCGATCCTGTACGCCCACTCGGCGGTCGGCACCCGATTGTTCGGCGTATTTCGCCACACGGGGATGAGCTGGGAACAGATCGCAGAAAACGGTGCGATCGGGATCAGCGGCGTCTACGACAGCACGCTCATGGGGATCGGGTCGACGTGGGTCGCGATCTTCATCATGTTCGCGGGGATCGCCAAGGCCTACGGTCTGATGGACTTCGTCCGCGAGGTCGGTCAAGAACTCGGGGCGAGTCTGCGGACCGGCGTCGTCCAGATCGCCGTCATCTCGAGCATGATCATGGGATCGATCACCGGCAGCGCGGCGGCCAACACGGCGACGACCGGAAGCTTCACCATCCCGATGATCAAGGATCAGGGCGTCCGCGACGACGTCGCGGCGTCGATCGAGGCGGTCGCCTCCGCGGGCGGCCAAATGCTGCCGCCCGTGATGGGTGTCGCGGCGTTCCTGATGGCCGACATCATCGGCGTGCCGTACGTGACGATCGTCAAGGCGGGCGTGATCCCGGCGGCGCTGTTCTACTTCGGCGTCTGCCTGGCCGTCCACTTCACGGTCCTCAAGTTCGGCTGGACCTCGCGGGACCTCTCGCCGTTCGACTGGCGACTCTTACTCGGCGGCGCCCACTTCGCGGTCCCGATGGGCGTCCTGCTGGTTACGCTCGTCTACCTGCAGTACACGCCCTTCACCGCCGGGCTGTACACGATCGTCGCGATCGTCGCGACGATGTTCGTTCGGAACGTCGTTCTGGTGTTCCTCTGGAATACGGTCGGCGTAAAGATCTGGAACGCTGTCGTCGTAACGGTCTGGAACGCCGCCGGCGTGAAGGTCTGGGACGCAATCGCCGGTGGGACGACCGCGAACGCCGGTTCAGACGCTGGCGACGACCGCAGGGGCCGGGCGAACCTTCTCGACGAGGCCTCGCCGGCGACCGACGTTCACCCGGACGTAGTCGCGACGTGCAAACAAACGATTCGAGGGCTCGAACGGGGCGGCGTCGAGATGGCGCCCCTCGTCGGCGTGCTCGCGGCGATGGGCGTGATCGTCAAACTGCTCGAAGGGACCGGGCTGACCGCCCGGGTCGCGACCGCCGTCATCGGGATGAGCGACGTGACCGTCCTCGGGATCGGCGGCGGACTCCTGCTCGTTCTGTTGCTCGCGATGGCCACCAGCATCCTGTTCGGCCTCGGGATGCCGACGCCCGCGGCGTACATCCTCGTCGCGACCCTCGTCGCGCGCCCGGTCACCGAACTGGGGACGCCGGACATCACGGCCCACATGTTCGTGTTCTACTTCGCGATGCTGTCGGCGATCACGCCGCCGGTCGCGATCTCCGTCGCGATCGGGTCGCGGATCGCGGGTGCGAGCTTCATGCGATCGTGCGTGCAGTCGCTCCGGCTCGGGGCGCCCGGGTTCATCATTCCGTACGCGTTCGTGGCGAACAACAGCCTCATCTACTGGTCGGCGGAGACGCTGGTCGCCTTCCCGCTCGTCCTCGCGGGAACCGTCGGGCTCATCGTCGCCACCGTCGGCTTCGACGGAGCGAGGCCCCTCTCGTACCCCGTTCGCGGGCTCTACGTCCTCGCCGCGCTGTGTGCCATGTTCGGCTCGAGCGTCCACGTCGGAGTGCAGGTATTCGCCGCCGTCGCGATCGTCGCCGTCTTGCTCCACGCCAGGTTCGTCGTCGGCTACGACCGGCCCGTCGACGCCGAGTCCGGCGTCGAGCCGTCGACCGTCGACTGA
- a CDS encoding TAXI family TRAP transporter solute-binding subunit, whose protein sequence is MANPSGDSHGCRSRRSILAATGVGTASALAGCLGGDSNGEGSDDGSGDGGSGETTVRMRTSTASTTAYAANQGLASAVNDGTDELFVEAQTSQGTEANLGALNGGDAEMVYIQNWSAYEVREGVEPFDQLDFEMTQVFHFYDLPWFFITDDADLETLSDIGDGTTVSPTPSGSGTAPALERALGYATDGYERVSTGYGEQGNAMNENQLDVGVGTLMNFAITPSWLQEIASSVDLRVLDVDDSTAQAWEDDERLLSQPTDVGQIENATTPGEVPAPTFSYNFICRGDLEYDTVYTFLEAMYEQRSSLSEYHGILGTFEDDAFWVQNVYENVPFHPAAADFYEEIGVWSDDFDRADE, encoded by the coding sequence ATGGCAAATCCGAGTGGTGACAGTCACGGGTGCCGAAGTCGACGATCGATCCTCGCGGCGACCGGCGTCGGGACCGCGAGCGCACTGGCCGGCTGTCTCGGCGGGGACAGCAACGGCGAAGGGAGCGACGACGGGAGCGGAGACGGCGGAAGCGGCGAGACGACCGTTCGCATGCGGACGTCGACGGCGAGCACGACGGCGTACGCGGCGAATCAGGGGCTCGCGAGCGCGGTGAACGACGGGACCGACGAGCTCTTCGTCGAGGCGCAGACGAGCCAGGGGACGGAAGCGAATCTCGGCGCGCTCAACGGCGGGGACGCCGAGATGGTCTACATCCAGAACTGGTCCGCGTACGAGGTTCGCGAGGGGGTCGAGCCGTTCGATCAGCTCGACTTCGAGATGACGCAGGTGTTCCACTTCTACGACCTGCCGTGGTTCTTCATCACCGACGACGCCGACCTCGAGACGCTCTCGGACATCGGCGACGGCACCACGGTGTCCCCGACGCCGAGCGGTTCCGGGACGGCGCCCGCCCTCGAACGGGCGCTCGGATACGCGACCGACGGCTACGAGCGCGTGAGTACGGGTTACGGCGAACAGGGGAACGCGATGAACGAGAATCAGCTGGACGTCGGCGTCGGGACCCTCATGAACTTCGCGATCACCCCGAGCTGGCTCCAGGAGATCGCCAGCTCCGTCGACCTGCGCGTCCTCGACGTCGACGACTCGACCGCGCAGGCCTGGGAGGACGACGAGCGGCTGTTGTCGCAGCCGACCGACGTCGGCCAGATAGAAAACGCGACCACGCCCGGAGAGGTTCCCGCGCCGACGTTCTCGTACAACTTCATCTGTCGCGGCGACCTCGAGTACGATACCGTATACACGTTCCTCGAGGCGATGTACGAACAGCGATCGTCGCTGTCCGAGTACCACGGCATCCTGGGAACCTTCGAGGACGACGCGTTCTGGGTGCAGAACGTGTACGAGAACGTGCCGTTCCACCCCGCCGCAGCCGACTTCTACGAGGAGATCGGCGTCTGGAGCGACGACTTCGATCGCGCCGACGAGTAG
- a CDS encoding acyl-CoA dehydrogenase family protein, with protein sequence MLDFVRLEADLDQEERMIRDTAREFVDEHVKPDIGDHFEAGTFPTDLIPKMGELGFYAPNLEGYGSPNVSETAYGLLMQELEAGDSGLRSMASVQGALVMYPIRAYGSEAQKEEWLPKLGEGEAVGCFGLTEPEHGSNPSAMETRAERDSAEETSADPREPTNASRDGDGYVLNGSKTWITNSPIADVAVVWARDRSAENAPVRGFLVETDRDGVSTNKITEKLSLRASITGEIGLNDVRVPEENVLPGVSGMKGPLSCLTQARYGIAWGAVGAARDAFEEARQYAKDREQFGGPIARFQLQQDKLAEMATQITLAQLLAYRLAALKERGDMRPQHVSMAKRNNVRMAREQSRVAREILGGNGITTDYSPMRHLANMETVYTYEGTHDIHTLVLGEELTGIPAYE encoded by the coding sequence ATGCTGGATTTCGTTCGACTCGAAGCCGATCTCGACCAGGAAGAGCGGATGATCCGGGACACGGCCCGGGAGTTCGTCGACGAACACGTCAAACCGGATATCGGCGACCACTTCGAGGCGGGGACGTTCCCGACCGACCTCATCCCGAAGATGGGCGAACTGGGATTTTACGCGCCCAACCTCGAGGGGTACGGCTCGCCGAACGTCTCGGAAACCGCCTACGGCCTCCTGATGCAGGAACTCGAGGCGGGCGACTCCGGGCTGCGATCGATGGCCTCCGTCCAGGGCGCGCTCGTCATGTACCCGATCCGCGCCTACGGCAGCGAGGCCCAAAAGGAGGAGTGGCTCCCCAAACTCGGCGAGGGCGAGGCCGTCGGCTGTTTCGGACTCACCGAACCCGAGCACGGCTCGAACCCGTCGGCGATGGAGACCCGGGCCGAACGGGACTCCGCCGAGGAAACCTCGGCTGATCCCCGAGAACCGACGAACGCTTCTCGGGACGGCGACGGCTACGTGCTCAACGGCTCGAAGACCTGGATCACGAACTCGCCGATCGCCGACGTCGCCGTCGTCTGGGCGCGCGATCGCTCGGCCGAGAACGCTCCCGTCCGCGGCTTCCTGGTCGAGACCGACCGCGACGGCGTCTCGACGAACAAGATCACCGAGAAGCTCTCGCTGCGGGCCTCGATCACGGGCGAGATCGGGCTGAACGACGTCCGCGTCCCCGAGGAGAACGTCCTCCCGGGCGTCTCGGGCATGAAGGGACCGCTGTCCTGCCTGACCCAGGCCCGCTACGGCATCGCGTGGGGCGCCGTCGGCGCCGCCCGCGACGCCTTCGAGGAGGCCCGCCAGTACGCGAAAGATCGGGAACAGTTCGGCGGCCCGATCGCGCGGTTCCAGCTCCAGCAGGACAAACTCGCCGAGATGGCGACCCAGATCACCCTCGCCCAGTTGCTCGCCTACCGTCTCGCAGCGCTCAAGGAGCGCGGCGACATGCGCCCCCAACACGTCTCGATGGCGAAACGTAACAACGTCCGGATGGCCCGCGAGCAGTCCCGCGTCGCGCGGGAGATCCTCGGCGGCAACGGCATCACGACCGATTACTCGCCGATGCGCCACCTGGCGAACATGGAGACGGTCTACACCTACGAGGGCACTCACGACATCCACACGCTGGTCCTCGGCGAAGAGCTGACCGGCATCCCCGCTTACGAGTGA
- a CDS encoding IclR family transcriptional regulator codes for MTTERGSDETGVTTTRKTFAILETLKEEEGLSIAEITRRTSLTKSTVYRHLATLTDMGYVIERDGEYYVGLRLLEIGETTRNRNAGYTAAMRKVFELGQETDERSLFLIEEEYDGVYLHRYGNLSDTMIGKRRPLHSLASGKVILAEWDDAEVDRYIEVKGLERHTQNTITDRDALFEELERVREQGYAVNDEEYMEGLFGVAVPVHTPDDELLGALGLFGPTSRFRDEYVHDALVDRLRDKAGEIKVTLAYG; via the coding sequence ATGACCACGGAGCGCGGTTCGGACGAAACCGGGGTGACGACGACCCGGAAGACGTTCGCGATACTGGAGACGCTCAAGGAGGAGGAGGGGCTCTCGATCGCGGAGATCACGCGCCGGACGTCCCTGACCAAGAGTACCGTCTACCGGCACCTGGCGACGCTGACCGACATGGGGTACGTCATCGAGCGCGACGGCGAGTACTACGTCGGCCTCAGGCTGCTCGAGATCGGCGAGACGACGCGAAACCGGAACGCGGGATACACGGCCGCGATGCGGAAGGTGTTCGAACTCGGGCAAGAAACCGACGAACGATCGCTCTTCCTCATCGAAGAGGAGTACGACGGCGTCTATCTTCACCGGTACGGGAACCTCTCGGACACCATGATCGGGAAGCGGCGCCCGCTGCACTCCTTGGCCTCCGGGAAGGTGATCCTCGCGGAGTGGGACGACGCGGAGGTCGATCGCTACATCGAGGTGAAGGGGCTCGAGAGGCACACGCAAAACACCATCACCGACCGGGACGCGCTCTTCGAGGAACTCGAACGGGTCCGCGAACAGGGGTACGCCGTCAACGACGAGGAGTACATGGAGGGACTCTTCGGGGTGGCCGTTCCGGTCCACACGCCGGACGACGAACTCCTCGGTGCGCTCGGCCTGTTCGGGCCGACGAGCCGGTTCAGAGACGAGTACGTACACGACGCCCTCGTCGACCGACTCCGGGACAAAGCCGGCGAGATCAAAGTGACGCTCGCGTACGGGTGA
- a CDS encoding carbohydrate ABC transporter permease — protein MVRTLVTGFEARLDDGMTVRRAAFVYATLVLYYGFLLIPIFWLVRSSIVTDEMLRARELDLLPLAHLTAENYARVLGNGTFRSYFLNSTLIAIATTLLTLGVGIPAAYSVSRFDYPGRDYVVLGLISSQMLPLVLVLIPFFTVMFRMNLVDTRMGLVFAHAVGVLPFVVWLLKGYFDAIPEALDEAAKMDGCGHLQIMYRILVPLSLPGIAVAGFYAFVGSWNDYLFVSILSQSTDTRTLPLGLQLFQTAQQVDWGAVTAAAVVTAVPVVVLFALVRQWLVEGMSNTGGKGF, from the coding sequence ATGGTACGCACACTCGTCACCGGATTCGAAGCGCGCCTCGACGATGGGATGACCGTCCGCCGCGCGGCGTTCGTCTACGCGACGTTGGTGCTGTACTACGGATTCCTGCTGATCCCGATATTCTGGCTCGTCAGGTCGTCGATCGTCACCGACGAGATGCTGCGCGCCAGGGAACTCGACCTGCTGCCGCTGGCCCACCTGACGGCCGAGAACTACGCGCGCGTGCTAGGAAACGGGACGTTCCGCTCGTACTTCCTCAACTCGACGCTGATCGCGATCGCCACGACGCTGCTGACGCTCGGCGTCGGGATTCCGGCCGCGTACTCGGTGAGTCGATTCGACTATCCGGGGCGGGATTACGTCGTGCTGGGGCTCATCTCGAGCCAGATGCTGCCGCTGGTGCTGGTGTTAATCCCGTTTTTCACCGTCATGTTCCGGATGAACCTGGTCGACACCAGGATGGGGCTCGTCTTCGCTCACGCCGTCGGCGTCTTGCCGTTCGTCGTCTGGCTGCTGAAGGGGTACTTCGACGCGATACCCGAAGCGCTGGACGAGGCCGCGAAGATGGACGGCTGCGGCCACCTGCAGATCATGTACCGGATCCTCGTTCCGCTGTCGCTGCCGGGTATCGCCGTGGCCGGCTTCTACGCCTTCGTCGGCTCGTGGAACGACTACCTGTTCGTGTCGATCCTCTCCCAATCGACGGATACCAGAACCCTGCCACTTGGGCTGCAACTCTTCCAGACGGCGCAACAGGTCGACTGGGGAGCGGTCACCGCGGCCGCCGTCGTGACGGCGGTGCCGGTGGTCGTTCTGTTCGCCCTCGTGCGGCAGTGGCTCGTCGAGGGCATGTCGAACACCGGCGGGAAGGGGTTTTGA
- a CDS encoding carbohydrate ABC transporter permease, which yields MATSTDRLSAYRKQFVSLSTETWLGWGLLLPAALLMGVIILYPILDGILTSFQARSFLRPEIREFVLLANYRALVRDGVFWTALWNSAVLTGVSVALQFLLGLGLALLLKQQVPGIAVFRSITMVTWVLPVIVIVIVFNWLVQPGYGLVNLILAELGLPTDYWFSNRTWAMPLIVLMHVWKNAPFFAIALFAAMQSIPNELYEAAKMDGASAVQQFRYITLPNISYVAMIMIVLHVLYTFNNFDFVWLSTGGGPLRTTEVLPTYVYKQAFQQYALGYAASIGVVMLIIMMTFTVVYVKLEDFD from the coding sequence ATGGCTACGAGTACGGATCGACTCTCGGCGTACCGGAAACAGTTCGTCTCCCTCTCGACGGAGACGTGGCTCGGCTGGGGACTGTTGCTTCCCGCCGCGTTGCTGATGGGCGTCATCATCCTGTACCCGATCCTCGACGGGATCCTGACGAGCTTTCAGGCGCGATCGTTCCTGCGGCCGGAGATTCGGGAGTTCGTCTTGCTGGCGAACTATCGGGCACTGGTCCGGGACGGGGTATTCTGGACCGCGCTCTGGAACTCCGCGGTGTTGACCGGCGTCTCGGTCGCCCTGCAGTTCCTGCTCGGGCTCGGGTTAGCGCTGCTGCTCAAGCAGCAGGTACCGGGGATCGCCGTCTTCCGGAGCATCACGATGGTCACCTGGGTTCTGCCGGTCATCGTGATCGTCATCGTCTTCAACTGGCTCGTCCAGCCGGGATACGGCCTCGTGAATCTGATCCTCGCGGAGCTCGGCCTCCCGACGGACTACTGGTTCTCGAACAGGACGTGGGCTATGCCGCTGATCGTCCTGATGCACGTCTGGAAGAACGCCCCGTTCTTCGCGATCGCGCTGTTCGCCGCGATGCAGTCGATCCCGAACGAACTCTATGAGGCGGCGAAGATGGACGGCGCGTCGGCGGTCCAGCAGTTCCGGTACATCACCCTGCCGAACATCTCGTACGTGGCGATGATCATGATCGTGTTACACGTGCTGTACACGTTCAACAACTTCGACTTCGTCTGGCTCTCGACCGGCGGCGGGCCGCTGCGCACGACCGAAGTGCTGCCGACGTACGTGTACAAGCAGGCGTTCCAACAGTACGCGCTCGGCTACGCGGCCAGCATCGGCGTGGTCATGCTGATCATCATGATGACGTTCACCGTCGTCTACGTGAAACTGGAGGACTTCGACTGA
- a CDS encoding sugar ABC transporter substrate-binding protein, producing MREISKRDLLKASGAAAAASIAGCLGGSDDQLTFWWVEGDGENYRDLNEWLAETVESETDRELEITGYAYSDLRQNVLTGGRQGTPDVIEGVIEHPGDYVAAEIVEPLTDRTDKVPHFDGFLDSALDAFRFQDELWALPYTGNGRALVYNKDILAEYGYEEGPPSEIGEFMELAGTINEDHDDMNGFHLTTERGEVRVTQEFLSHVYQHTDGPLYDWDGDGWALQADAGAFEAVLGDIYYRLFHGDSPAAGDSYQSAGWETNDVGFTEGEHAMIHCGPWIDGFRDTDQQEEMLDENTAISLLPKHADASDATYMEVKPLMLNAHSNDLDSGMAVASAFSSPEALERLSEIDSGATATPVHEDVESSIDNEDFTAFTEAFENGVAPAQIAWGEVREAIYDAIENVIFDEQTPAEAAADLEAVLREADVNLDPEAE from the coding sequence ATGAGAGAGATTAGCAAGCGGGACCTTCTGAAAGCCAGCGGTGCAGCGGCGGCGGCCTCGATCGCCGGCTGCCTCGGCGGCAGCGACGACCAGTTGACGTTCTGGTGGGTCGAAGGGGACGGCGAGAATTATCGGGACCTGAACGAGTGGCTCGCGGAGACGGTCGAGTCCGAAACCGACCGCGAGCTGGAGATTACCGGCTACGCCTACAGCGACCTGCGACAGAACGTGCTGACCGGCGGCCGTCAGGGAACGCCGGACGTGATCGAGGGCGTGATCGAACACCCCGGCGACTACGTGGCGGCCGAGATCGTCGAACCGCTGACCGATCGGACCGACAAAGTGCCGCACTTCGACGGGTTTCTCGACAGCGCACTCGACGCATTCCGGTTCCAGGACGAACTCTGGGCCCTCCCCTACACCGGGAACGGCCGCGCGCTCGTCTACAACAAGGACATCCTCGCGGAGTACGGCTATGAAGAGGGGCCGCCGTCGGAGATCGGCGAGTTCATGGAACTCGCCGGGACGATCAACGAGGATCACGACGACATGAACGGCTTCCACCTGACGACCGAGCGGGGCGAAGTTCGCGTCACCCAGGAATTCCTCTCGCACGTCTATCAGCACACCGACGGCCCCCTGTACGACTGGGACGGCGACGGCTGGGCCCTCCAGGCCGACGCCGGCGCCTTCGAAGCCGTTCTCGGAGACATCTACTACAGGCTGTTCCACGGCGACTCGCCGGCGGCCGGCGACTCCTACCAGAGCGCCGGCTGGGAGACGAACGACGTCGGCTTCACCGAAGGCGAACACGCGATGATCCACTGCGGGCCGTGGATCGACGGCTTCCGCGACACGGACCAACAGGAGGAGATGCTCGACGAGAACACGGCGATCTCGCTGCTGCCGAAACACGCGGACGCGTCCGACGCGACGTACATGGAGGTCAAACCCCTCATGCTCAACGCCCACTCCAACGATCTCGACAGCGGGATGGCGGTTGCATCGGCCTTCTCGAGTCCGGAGGCGCTCGAGCGACTGTCCGAAATCGACTCGGGCGCGACCGCGACTCCCGTCCACGAGGACGTCGAGTCGTCGATCGACAACGAGGACTTCACGGCCTTCACCGAGGCGTTCGAGAACGGCGTCGCACCGGCGCAGATCGCCTGGGGAGAGGTCCGAGAGGCGATCTACGACGCGATCGAGAACGTCATCTTCGACGAACAGACGCCCGCGGAGGCCGCCGCCGACCTGGAGGCGGTGCTCCGGGAGGCCGACGTCAACCTCGACCCCGAAGCGGAGTGA
- a CDS encoding alpha-glucosidase/alpha-galactosidase, protein MPKIAFIGAGSMVFAKNLVGDILSFEALADSTIALMDIDERRLARTTEVAEAMVENGRVDATIEPTTDRREALDGADYVLNMINVGGTEPFENEIRIPERYGVEQAIGDTLGPGGIFRGLRTVPTMLELARDMEEVCPDALLLNYTNPMAIVCWAVDEATDVDIVGLCHSVPHTAEAIAEYVDVPRSELDYWVAGINHMAWFLECEWREQDVYPLLRDAMRDDETYRKDTVRFELLEHFGAFVTESSHHNSEYHPYFRTDPVLIEELSGANFAERMPTATYLEGWKERSEERDDALADVDPDDVSIERSEEYASRLIHSIETGTPRRLNLNVRNDAGHIRNLETDACVEVPCLVDGTGIRPCSIGKLPPQLAALNRTNVNVQRLAVEGALEGDREAVHRAVKLDPLTAAELDLDTIHEMTEELIAANEAYIPALR, encoded by the coding sequence ATGCCGAAGATTGCGTTCATCGGAGCAGGAAGTATGGTCTTCGCGAAGAATCTCGTCGGGGACATCCTCTCGTTCGAAGCTCTCGCGGACAGTACGATCGCGCTGATGGACATCGACGAGCGCCGACTCGCCCGGACGACGGAGGTAGCCGAGGCGATGGTCGAGAACGGGCGGGTCGACGCGACGATCGAGCCCACGACGGACCGTCGGGAGGCTCTCGACGGCGCCGACTACGTGCTCAACATGATCAACGTCGGCGGGACGGAGCCGTTCGAGAACGAGATCCGCATCCCGGAGCGCTACGGCGTCGAACAGGCGATCGGGGACACGCTGGGGCCGGGCGGCATCTTCCGGGGGCTCCGGACGGTCCCGACGATGCTGGAGCTCGCGCGGGACATGGAGGAGGTGTGTCCCGACGCGCTGTTGTTGAACTACACGAACCCGATGGCGATCGTCTGCTGGGCCGTCGACGAGGCTACGGACGTCGATATCGTCGGCCTCTGTCACAGCGTTCCCCACACCGCGGAGGCGATCGCCGAGTACGTCGACGTCCCCCGATCGGAACTTGACTACTGGGTCGCCGGGATCAACCACATGGCCTGGTTCCTCGAGTGCGAGTGGCGCGAACAGGACGTCTATCCGCTGCTCAGGGACGCGATGCGGGACGACGAGACCTACCGGAAGGACACCGTTCGGTTCGAACTCCTGGAGCACTTCGGCGCCTTCGTCACCGAGTCGAGCCACCACAACTCGGAGTACCACCCGTACTTCCGCACGGATCCGGTGCTGATCGAGGAGCTGAGCGGCGCGAACTTCGCCGAGCGGATGCCGACCGCGACGTACCTCGAGGGGTGGAAGGAGCGATCGGAAGAGCGGGACGACGCGCTCGCCGACGTCGATCCCGACGACGTCTCGATCGAGCGCTCCGAGGAGTACGCCTCCCGGCTGATCCACTCGATCGAGACGGGCACGCCGCGCCGGCTCAACCTGAACGTCCGAAACGACGCCGGCCACATCCGGAACCTGGAGACCGACGCCTGCGTCGAGGTCCCGTGTCTGGTCGACGGCACCGGAATCCGTCCGTGCTCGATCGGGAAGCTTCCGCCCCAGCTGGCCGCGCTCAACCGGACGAACGTGAACGTCCAGCGCCTCGCGGTCGAGGGGGCGCTCGAGGGCGATCGCGAAGCGGTCCACCGGGCGGTGAAACTCGATCCGCTGACGGCGGCCGAACTCGATCTCGATACGATCCACGAGATGACCGAAGAACTCATCGCCGCCAACGAGGCGTACATCCCGGCGCTTCGCTGA